The segment TGGCCTGTTGCTGGCGAGCACAATGCTCTGCTTCGCACTGACCAGCGTAACCCAGGCCGCGACCATTCAGTTCCGATCACAGTCCAGTGTTTCTACCGACGTGGTGACTCTCGGAGATGTCGCGACTGTTTACGATCTCAATCCTCAAGTTGCCGTACGATTGCAGCAGATTGTGCTTCGTCCCGCTCCACCTGCAGGAGTGAAGATTCGTCTGTCCGTCGACGAAATTCGTTCTCGTTTGAAAGCCAGCGGCGTCAATATGCTGGCGGTTGAGATGCAGGGAAGCAGTACAATTGAAGTCATGAGTTCCGCAGCAAGCAGTCCAATTCAGCAGGCAAGTTACACCGCCCCCAATCCAGAAGCTAATGCACGACAGTTACAGCAGGCGGCTAAAGCCCTGAAACAGGCAATCCAGCAATATCTAAAATCACAAAAGATCGAAGCCAAAATTGAACAGATCGAACTCGAAGTCAGCAAACAGGACATTCGTCTGTTGAAGTTCAACAGTGCTGCTGCCTATCACGTGCAGGGGGGGCAGGCTCCCTGGTCTGCTCCACAGCATTTGAAAATCAGTCTGCTGGACGACAATCAGGCCATGCAGACGATGGTCGTCATTGTCACAGTGAAATCAGGTCCCACTGCTCTTGTCCCCCGGTACCAGATTCCTCGGGGTCAGGCTTTAACAGTAGATGACTTTGAATTCGTTCCCGTGGACCGACTCTCGGTTAACATGCTGACCACTTATGAAGAAATTGAAGGAAAAGAGGCAGTGCAACCTCTCGCTGCAGGACGACCAGTCCTGGAGACGCAACTCAAGCCACTCGTTCTCGTTCGTCGCAACGCGATGGTAAAGGTGCATGCCCGAGTCGGTGGTGTCGAAGTGAACTCGTACTTCAAAGCATTAAAAGATGGCAGCCACGGA is part of the Polystyrenella longa genome and harbors:
- the flgA gene encoding flagellar basal body P-ring formation chaperone FlgA, whose translation is MSSSFRDNRNWNGGLLLASTMLCFALTSVTQAATIQFRSQSSVSTDVVTLGDVATVYDLNPQVAVRLQQIVLRPAPPAGVKIRLSVDEIRSRLKASGVNMLAVEMQGSSTIEVMSSAASSPIQQASYTAPNPEANARQLQQAAKALKQAIQQYLKSQKIEAKIEQIELEVSKQDIRLLKFNSAAAYHVQGGQAPWSAPQHLKISLLDDNQAMQTMVVIVTVKSGPTALVPRYQIPRGQALTVDDFEFVPVDRLSVNMLTTYEEIEGKEAVQPLAAGRPVLETQLKPLVLVRRNAMVKVHARVGGVEVNSYFKALKDGSHGDLIQVEPQWKTKTRPTPINVRINGVNEAVVDTGSASASR